The nucleotide window aaatcacagATGCACCAGGTTGCTTAATGAAACTCAACCCTTATTCATTAGGtaccttaaaaagaaaaaaaatcttagtctAGAGATACAGAATTGTAAGAAATCGGAATTACAAATAGATCATTTTTCCTTTTGGCCTCAGAGCCTAAAGCTTCAGTCATGTCTAAATTTTCATGACTAGTTCCAGAGGGAAGTCCCCAATCAAAATAGTACAACAACTGAGCCAGAGGAAATTCCATACCAACTTCGGCGAACAAGATGCCGGGACACATTCTTCTTCCAGCACCAAAAGGTATAAACTCGAAATTAGACCCTTTGTAATCAATTGGACAATCAATAAATCTCTCAGGATTAAACTTTTCTCCTTCATTCCAATACTTTGGGTCTCTTCCAATTGCCCATGCATTCACAAGCACTTGTGTTCCGGCTGGTATTATGTATCCGTTAaccacacaattttcaatacactcTCTTGGAATTAGTAGAGGACCAGGAGGGTGCAATCTTAAGGTTTCTTTAATCACtgcttttaaatattttagttcTTGAAGATTTATTTCATCAACATATCCCTTGCTTCCAACAACATGCCTAACTTCTGCTTGAGCCTTTTTTAATACTCTTGGATTTTTCAACATTTCTGAAAAGGCCCATTCTAAAGTTGTAGCTGATGTCCCACTTCCAGCAAAAAATATATCCTGCATATCAAGTGTACATTCAGACTATCTAATTGTTCTATCTGAGTTTTACacgattattaagaaaatgatgaatagtattgattttaatggtaaaatacgTATCTGAGTATCTCCCTTTatgtatcatttattaaaacatttttattaattatatttgagGAAGTACTTTTTTTACCCGAAATAAATATCTTAAGAAAGTAATTAAcattgtaaagaaaaaaaattaaactaattaacCTGAATAACAGCTTTAATGTTGTTGGTTGTCAAATGAAATCCATCACGGTTAGGAGATGCATGAATATTGAGATTCAAAAGATAGGATAAAAGACTTCCATCTCCACCTGtctttgttgttgcattgttgaTAATCTTTTCAAGAATCTCATCTCCAGTTTTATGGATTTTCCTCAATTTAACAATCATTCCACTAATAACATGTAGCCAATGCTGTGAGGGAAACAGATTAGTGAAACTAAAACTCTCAGCCATCTTTGCAGTTTCCTTGATGAATGTGGTAAATGCTTCTTGCTCCTTGCATTTATCACCAAAAGCTGCTCTTGAAATAATGTTATATGACAAAGATAAAATTTCATGACTGAGGTTGATTTTAGATCCAGTgtttgaagaaatatttttaataaaatttgacaCCTCTTCCTTCCTAATTGATTGGAATGATCTCACACGGTTCGTACTCAACAGCTCCAATGTGCAGATTTTTCTTAGCTCCTTCCAATAGTCTCCATAGGGTGAAAACACAAGGTTGGTGCAACCATAAGTTACAATTTCTGCACCAATAAAGCGATATCTTTGAGCAAATTTGAGATCATTGGTTTTGAGCACCTCTTGTGCAATTTCTTTAGAAGAAATAACTATGGTTGAAGTTTCACCAAGTTGTAGGTGCATGATAGGGCCATATTTTTTGGACAATTCTCTCAATTTGTGGTGTGGTAGGGAGCCAAACAGGTGATGTATGCTTCCAAAAATTGGTAGCTTCCAAGGCCCTGGAGGAAGATCTGAGGTAATTTGGTCACTTTTGAATATTTTCTTTACCAAGTTTAACATCAAAAGGACAATAAGACTTAAAAGGATGGAAAACCATAAGAAATATTTATCCTCCATTACGAAAGGATTAATGTTTTTGGATCAATGAGAACTTATGatctaaatcaaaatttatgCAAGACAGTTTGACTTACTTTTTGTTCATATACTACTGATTGGAAATGCATCTATTTATAATAGCACAGTCGAGATATATAGAACACCCAGAGGACAAGTGAAGGTGCACATGAAGCCATGTACGGCTTACTACACAGGAGCACATCTAAAGTAAATCCCTCCCTTTGAAATCATCTTGAACGGTTTCTGCAGGTTGCGCCGCAAATCCCTGAGGCAGTTATTAACCTTCTCGCCTATATAAGCGTGACTCAGTGTCACGTTCAGGGTATGATCCATTTTACCACTTTTTCGCATAAATCTACTTATTTCACACACTGACTTGAGCGTTGAAGTGCTAACGTGCAGTAGACACCGTACTTCTTCGTCGTAGAAGCTTGCTCTCCATCACGCGGAACATCGTGCCCCACTATGAGTACAGTCGTTTCTATTAGAGAACCACCATTACATTTCTCTTATCTTTACGGGACAAATCATGAATATTATTATACTTTggttaaaagaagaaaatgaatgtgataaactttttttgttaaattgaaattgaaatgtatGCGGTGAACttttattgttaaaattaatgtaattaaaagaaaatatattttttataaaattcctTTTTATTATAAAGATGTTATCCatcaatatatataagtatCCATGAGACATATTATAATTCATACACGCTTTTCGTACAAATATtatattgtattttaattacatttatgTTGGTACTAAActgttctcgtgagcttaacttagttggttTAGATAATGCatattataatatatgcaaggtctggggttcaaacctcgaccaccacctaaaaaatcttaactaaacTTGGAtatctcacacacacacacatatatatagataaaactgagggataaaattgtaatttatcattaaatgttattttttattttaaattaaatttaaagattttcTAATTTTACGTGTCTTTCCTTTTGTTAACTTATCTATGTCATCGTCACCGTTCCTCCGCCGTCTTAGAACTCTCAAACCCAACTCTGCCAATCACCGAACTCATCACCTACGACACCGATCTACGTCGCATCTCAGGTGTCCGTCGTCGCCGCGGCCACTTTATCAGACGACTCCCATTAAACACTACAAACTCGCTCTTCCAGCCACTTCCAACCTCATCTGCTCTTTCCACCGATTACAACCCCATCGCCGTGATTCCTTCCTCTCGACCTAATGGGATGTCACCGTCAAACTATAGATAGtatgaatcaaaattaaaccaGAAAAACTGAACTAAccaatcaaaataacaaaatacacaatcaattaaattaagaaaatcagTTTTGCCGgaggaaaataaattattgttgcAGTTAACAAATTGGAAGAAGAATCAATCTTTTAACCACACAACAATAACATTTGACTTCAAGAAATTGAAAGTTTGATGTGAAGAAATTGGAAGAAGAATAGAAAAGGGGGAAGATGGATCCAGGAAGAGGTCGATTAAAGGGAGAGATGTCAGGAAAGATACAAAAGACAATTAACAATGACACACATAATTACAATGTTGCCCTTGATTTTTGTCttttccaaaaaacaaaaaattggtcTTTTTGTCCAAAagcaaaagagaaatgatatttgtacaactactttgtgacaactttctctctcatactcacatgacaTTCTTATCTTCTCTcttactttttctctctccattgtttttaaccgataagaagagagaaaagcaaggttgtcaccaaagttgtcatcaattagatgtacaaatatcactactcaaagCAAAAGGTGCATCTTGCTAAAATGGACCTTCATGAAAAGAGGtgggtctattgtagcaaaTCCCATATATTATAATTTCTTGGGTTGCTGACATTGAATGACCTTTAAGTTAGACATTTATGTTGTAGACTTCTCAGTCACTTGCACGAGTCGGACACAACGATTCTTCCTCTGCCTCCTCCACACGATGAGGACGCTCCTCCTCCGCTGTCGTCTCCTCAAGTTCCACCGCCGCTTGAGACGAATGAGTTATTGGCAAACCTGGCAGCCTACTTTAATAGTAGAACGACAGGATCGAACGCGTAGAGAGAAATCAAAGCGGAGTCTCAGGGGTAGCTCCCACGGGGAAGACAAGTGGAGTTTCTTCGATCCCGGAAAACTGCCATAAGAGTCGTGATGTGCTCCACAACTGCTCGAATTCGAAGCATGATGGACGTTGACGAGTcaattattatctatttttatatgttatttagtttcgttttaattagatttaagtttattttatattagtattatttccttttttgaactattttactttaattgcatattgttatatttcagaaacgaatatttgatggattgagtcttggagaaaaaaaaaaagaggtttgatttggagcaaaaatacgaagattcgaagacaaaaatatatctcccccaagtcggaagcttggcacggcccgtgctaaggttggcacggtcgtgccacctcccagactcacttttgctgcttttgcttagattttaagtcgaatgtaaactataaatagagtagctagccatcacaaatattcatcttttctttgaattcaataagtgaaaattgtctttctaataaaagttcttttcatttcctttactttcttgttatttacttttatgttttctctcttcttctccatgtctacgatgaacatcagtgagtagacttcttcttgtcttgggattgttggataagtctaaatgacataatcctaatcaaatcaaactcttaaaccttaatcttatgtaaccctaatttctaatctaaattcaccgctttgacatgaattaaccattatcaaattgtggaaacgaaagtggagggtttgataattgttaatccatcatctcaaatatcaattcataaaacgaaagtggagctttgatatccgaacaagtgaatttagacaaagattgtaaaggtaTCGAAATAGtatttacaatctttgagacatatagtttcgaacttcaaggattctaaattgtgatcaagtcaacgaaataggcttggttgcaacttaggaccaaaatctaatagtaatcaagtcagcgaaataggcttggttgctagaggaacaaaagagaaactgtctttagaagttaggtctaacataaggttataagtttaatagtttggtttgtgaaggacttgtcatttagatgaaccaatgatcccaaggctccttttattatattattttttcaactgATTGAAAAACCCCAACTTTACATcttgattctcttctaatcaccaataaaagttaattgaattaaacaactccttgttggaacgatactcttattttactacttcgacaaaaccgtgcacttgcggttttgtCCCATCAGACGTTTCTGCCACCGTATCCACCACGACAAACCAGCGGAATATCTAATTGTCAAAGGACATCAACACCTTTATGACCGCCTTGACGGTTCTCTCATATGGGTGGAGAAAATATGCCTCATAAAACCTGAAACAGAGGTCCGAAACCGCATGTCGAGACGCGGCACGACCACTCCCGCAAGAGGACAGTCGGTAGAAGGGAGAAGAAAGAAATCACCGTAGAAACGAAGGGAATAGATGAAAATAGAAAGCCAGTGAAACCTTACCCCACCGACGCCTTGGACACCAACGCGCGAAGGGCTTGCGAAACTTTAGACAAAGGTGTTCCCGAAGGCAGCACCTCAAAAAAGCAGGCGGCTTATCACAAGCCGAAGGTTAAGACGACAAGGGAAATTCGCACCATGGAAGCGTCAATCAATAGAAATGAAATACATTCCCCTCAGTTCATCACGAGAGACCATCCTTCGAGAGTGCCTCGACAAGGAATTCAAGGAGGCTGGCATCACCTCACCAAAACCGTTTAGGGAAACCGTGAAAACGGATAAGACAAGATATTGTCGATATCATCAATCTCGTGGCCACAACACGGATGATTGTTACCAACTCCGTGACCCGATCGAAGAAATAATCAGGAATGGGAAGCTGGTGCGATTCAGCAGAAATGTAcgagaagaaaaagagaagcgGATCTGGGTGACCAAGAGGGAGACCGTCGATCCAAAGAAGGCAAGAGTGTTGGATATTTGTATATTGGCTTCACTTTTGCCTAAAACGAATATTCATGTGAGATGTTGAACATGATGTGCCAACATTCAGGCATGGTTTGAGTGTTCTGTACCTTGCCTTATTTTACGCACGTGTTCGTTTATTTAAGGAATCCACACCTTCATTAGTGTTGGTCAACCTGCGTGTCTTTATGAGAAGATTAGAACATATGTGATTTCCTGAGGAAGTGCTAACGACTTAGGAAAGTCTTTGAAGGTgatcataatattcctaaagaCGTGCCTGCTTTTTAGGAGTTTCCTTATCCAGTCCTATTGACTGAGTATTGAATCACCGGTTTTACCTAAAGCCCGAAAAATGATCTAACCCATATTGCTTTCAGTATTTATTCAAGTCgtcattttgaagaatagatcaTCTAGGGTTTTGAGTCTGTTTATGTGAGCCTTTCGTGTATCATTTTGATGCATGTTTAGGACTGTGTTTGAGTTGTAATTTGTGCACTACTCTGAAGCTTTTATGCAAAGAGTTAGGTAGTTTGTAAACAACACCAAAGCTGTGAAGTACGGTGTTCAGTTGTGTTGTTTGAAGGTAAATTCATTTTGATTGTATTTGTTATTTGAGTATCACAGGGGTTGTGATCAGTTGTAAGGGAGTGAGGTGGGATCTCaaatctaggagttcctaggttgaagtcagtacgggtaggtcctaggtcattAGTGCAAACGTGGTTTGCTGAGAGCTTTTGAATacggactacactagtggagtTCCTTCCTAGCTTGGTAGCCTCCAGAGTAGGTGTGTTgtcaccgaactgggttaacaaactcTCTATGCTTTTTTACTTTTCTGCCTGTTTCCgttcatttgttttcttttgttagcTTAATGCTCTAATCTTTAATTCAACATCGTAATTTGTTTAACTGGTGTTGGAACATTGCATAGAACATCTTAAGTCTAACGTGTCAGAAtttcaattggcatcagagcaGGCACCCTGCCTGTTATTGGGTGAGATCCAAAGGAGATTTGTTCTGGCATTATGAAGAAAGAAGGAGGATTCGTTAACAGACCACCTCCATTGGACGGAACCAATTATGACTACTGGAAGTCACGAATGAGTGCCTATCTCAAGTCTATTGACAGCAAGACTTGGAAAGCTGTGTTGAGAGGATGGGAACATCCGGTTGTTCTTGATAAAGATGGCCACAAAACTGAGGTTTTGAAACCAGAAGAAGAATGGACTGTACCTGAAGACGAACTAGCTCTTGCAAACTCTAAGGCTCTATATGCTCTCTTTAATGGAGTGGACAAGAATATGTTCAGACTTATCAAAAAAATGTGATATTGCTAAAGATGCCTGGGACATTCTTAGAACGACTCATGAAGGTACTTTCAAGGTGAAGAGCTCAAGGATTCAACTCCTGACGACCAAATTTGAAAGTCTAAGAATGCAAGAGGATGAGACCATACAAGACTACTATATGAATGTCCTAGACATTGCTAATTCATTTGACTCTCTTGGAGAAAAATTGTCAGATAAAAAATTGGTAAGGAAAATTCTCAAATCTCTACCAAAGAGGTCTGACATGAAGGTCCAACCATTGAAAAAGATCAAGACGTATCCAATATGCAGGTATAAGAGCTCATAGGTTCTCTTCAGAACTTTGAACTTGTTGTTGATAACAGGACTGAGAAGAAGGACAAAGGCATTGCTTTTACAGCAAACACAGCTGATGATGAAGGACTGGAAGAGAGTGTGAATGATGAAAATCTATCAGAAAATCTGGTCATGCTAGGAAGACAGTTTAATAGGATTCTCAAGAAGGTAAACAAGAGATCCAAAGGTAATGTGCAGAACATCAGTTTCAACACTGATAGGCAACAGAGCAGCCCAAGGTATGACATAACTGATGAGAAGAACAGTCGGTACAAAGGAgtaatgtaacgccctagtagttgctttatttatttttgatttatttagagtctattatgtgattttaaataattctggtgatttatgtggtgtgttatattttattatatagtttatttttataataatttaattaggtgagaaataattattattttagagtttggggagttaattagaatttattagaattaGTGGGGAGTTAAATGTAATAAAGGGAAGTTGAGAAGGAAGTTAAGAAGTAAGAAAAGAGTCTAGAACtggttttacgtgaaactgacagtttttgggagaaaaggtagagaagagcaagtagagccaagagtgatattgctgtgcatttctttctgcaattctaaggtaagggtgagctTTACTTCAGTAGTATATAAATTGAATTCTGATATTGACTTTAATaggttttggtgagaattgtgAATTATGGGTTTTTagtgatgaaatgatgattttgggaTAGAGgttgttgttctgatgttgGAAATATGTTCTGAGTATAGACAGCAAGTTATTtcacatctgtaaactgatttggggagtgaattggggaaaaatgggattttctacaaaaacctgttttctgcccgtacagaagttcatcgctcaccTCACGAGTAGGcttgctcgccaaggcgagtgagcaacttcatggctcgcctcgcgagcaggccaactcgccatggcgagtaacccagtataaaacttgattttcaaattattgttataagatgtttttggGATAGTTTAAtgtgcctaaatgattttaaagaggactggagcaagttttagattaaaaagatgaatagggggcttagaattgaagtttgagtgagaaaaatgtcaaaactcccgagagcaccatattttcactcgcctcgagttcgccttgaactcgccatggcgagcaacctattttgtgagttcgccatagcgagcagatgtgctcgcgaggcaagTTACCCagttttgtatactgttgtacTTATGTGAATGGTGATGatgaatgttgttgtttgaGCATAAATGTGATTAAATGTGCATCTTTCTGGATTGCTGGATTACTGGTTGTTGTCGTTGTTAATGGCTGTAATGTATGTTGTAtttattaaatcatacatgttgaatAAATTCGGAGTCATATGAGAgtgtatgcatggtcaagttgtatgtagatatacacaagtgggtccatagcatatgcataaacagcgggaggactcatgtcctagAGCACTtgttgttcacagcggtgagggctacggtcctgatgaatgctttaaccattcaaaagcggtgagggcttcggtcctgttttggtaccacatgcataattgcatttattgaggggtcttagtggtgtcgtcatgtcatgcatgagtctttgttgttggttgtaaatgtcatattgatgatgatgttgttgatgaacatatatttatacatatattatgatgaattgattttgaagatgatgttgttgctttgtgaaatatatatttatatttacaagatgatgtattgatgtttaatagggtgttagattcaattgatgattttaatatctatattttattgttgtgaatctcaccccttctgcttgaaaatgttgcccttcctatgggtaacttgcaggtgatcctgagtagttggtggtggctcaattgtcgtgtctagggctctgatacattcgGGATGggttttctttgtttgttttcattccttatgtatcacatTTTTGGATTATATGGATGTAGCCCTTTGCTTGATTGTTGGATTTAgtgttgaggcttttatgccaagatttctATTGGAGAATTAGTATGTTGATGATGGATTTTAATGTTGAAtgtattccgctgcaaatttgATGTTGGCTTACGAATAAGtttatttaaatagttttattttctatttaagaaattttgaaatgtagtATAGCATGTCCGtttggtgaattactctgatgttgtgtatttaattactattatattacttttgggtaacggggtgttacaagtacaatgccatGAATGTGAAAGTTATGGTCACATCAGAACTGAATGTGAAACCTTTCTCAagaagcaaaagaaagggatgatTGTGTCCTGGTCTGATGATGAGGAAGTAGATGGAGATCCTGAAAGTGATACTGCTAAACGTGTCACTGCTATGACTGAGAAAGGATTGGTCATATTGCAAAAATCACTGAACTAAATAAAGAGGTAATGTTACTTAATTCTCAACTTGATAATTTCTTAAAACAAGTTAGAATGATGACCACTGGAACTGATGTTCTAGATAGGATGTTAGAAGGTCAAGTGAAAGGCAAACCTAATGGCATAGGCTTTACCCATGAACACCTAAAACAGGAACACCAA belongs to Medicago truncatula cultivar Jemalong A17 chromosome 6, MtrunA17r5.0-ANR, whole genome shotgun sequence and includes:
- the LOC25496091 gene encoding desmethyl-deoxy-podophyllotoxin synthase, with translation MEDKYFLWFSILLSLIVLLMLNLVKKIFKSDQITSDLPPGPWKLPIFGSIHHLFGSLPHHKLRELSKKYGPIMHLQLGETSTIVISSKEIAQEVLKTNDLKFAQRYRFIGAEIVTYGCTNLVFSPYGDYWKELRKICTLELLSTNRVRSFQSIRKEEVSNFIKNISSNTGSKINLSHEILSLSYNIISRAAFGDKCKEQEAFTTFIKETAKMAESFSFTNLFPSQHWLHVISGMIVKLRKIHKTGDEILEKIINNATTKTGGDGSLLSYLLNLNIHASPNRDGFHLTTNNIKAVIQDIFFAGSGTSATTLEWAFSEMLKNPRVLKKAQAEVRHVVGSKGYVDEINLQELKYLKAVIKETLRLHPPGPLLIPRECIENCVVNGYIIPAGTQVLVNAWAIGRDPKYWNEGEKFNPERFIDCPIDYKGSNFEFIPFGAGRRMCPGILFAEVGMEFPLAQLLYYFDWGLPSGTSHENLDMTEALGSEAKRKNDLFVIPISYNSVSLD